A region from the Leucoraja erinacea ecotype New England chromosome 18, Leri_hhj_1, whole genome shotgun sequence genome encodes:
- the LOC129705637 gene encoding golgin subfamily A member 6-like protein 6 has protein sequence MWRCICGNEKPLASAEAMSCRSTTGRYLVASLSEQLAQYEQLVVELMDQYPDKETQLHVRDEHHKLLEDLKVKFRENEEALLKKTQLVDVLQKKLDRNNRDLALLEDVNEKLWGKQEELRETSQHVDVLQKKLEWKNCALLELAEDFRELQDKNDDLDNKRLAEDYASHIKIVDLKERHKSELTNLKEQVTLLYQEAVRSEDRALSMEASFQSKIEQIQEELDNVQLVSAQKLLLDHKDAGIDYEEEDDQFHLNVNWPQYVEAQNEKLQKILEAYEEQYQNMQISESESAEELMKWREMDNKPTPRNDNDGWTVMELKMNQVEEEREDLISELQELKEEVEGSSETRTGSRMDKADHSWPKAYGKGRTGNPSRINTAGAQRARSVLQE, from the exons ATGTGGAGGTGCatttgtggaaatgaaaagcCCCTTGCATCAGCGGAG GCAATGAGCTGCAGGTCTACCACAGGTAGGTATTTGGTGGCTAGTTTATCTGAGCAGCTGGCTCAGTATGAACAGCTGGTAGTCGAGCTCATGGACCAATATCCGGATAAAGAGACCCAGCTACATGTGAGGGATGAACATCATAAG TTACTGGAAGACCTCAAAGTAAAATTCCGTGAAAACGAAGAGGCATTATTGAAAAAGACGCAACTTGTCGATGTGTTGCAGAAAAAGCTTGATAGAAATAATCGGGATCTAGCG TTGCTGGAAGACGTGAACGAAAAACTCTGGGGAAAGCAAGAGGAACTGCGGGAAACATCACAACATGTGGATGTGTTGCAGAAAAAGCTGGAATGGAAAAATTGTGCGCTATTG gagTTGGCTGAAGATTTCAGGGAGCTTCAGGACAAAAATGATGACCTTGACAACAAGCGTCTGGCAGAGGACTACGCCAGCCATATCAAGATCGTAGATCTCAAGGAACGTCACAAATCTGAGTTAACAAATCTCAAAG AACAAGTGACGCTTCTGTACCAAGAGGCTGTAAGATCAGAGGACAGGGCTTTGTCAATGGAAGCTTCGTTCCAGTCTAAAATCGAGCAGATCCAAGAGGAGCTGGACAATGTACAG CTTGTATCTGCTCAGAAGCTGCTGCTGGACCACAAAGATGCGGGGATTGATTATGAAGAGGAGGACGACCAGTTTCACCTAAATGTGAACTGGCCACAATACGTTGAGGCACAAAATG AGAAGCTTCAAAAAATATTGGAAGCATATGAAGAGCAATACCAGAACATGCAA AtaagtgaatctgaatctgcagagGAGCTGATGAAGTGGCGAGAAATGGATAATAAGCCAACACCGAGAAATGACAACGATGGGTGGACTGTGATGGAATTAAAGATGAATCAAGTTGAGGAAGAAAGAGAAG ATTTGATCTCAGAACTGCAGGAGCTGAAGGAGGAAGTGGAAGGATCTTCAGAGACAAGGACAGGGTCAAGGATGGACAAAGCAGACCACAGCTGGCCAAAAGCTTATG GAAAAGGAAGAACTGGAAATCCTTCAAGAATCAACACAGCAGGAGCGCAGAGAGCAAGATCCGTCCTGCAAGAATGA